The nucleotide sequence CGAGCTACTATCGCCTCCGGTTTTTGCCAGATATAACGGCAACTTGTCCGCACTAACCATAATTTTCTCTCTTCGGAAAGCTCATTGAAATGATGGCCTTTTTCCGATTCGAGCAACCATTTGCGCCAACGATTCGATTCATCGACAAGTTTCCAAAGCACATTTTTCATATCGGAACAAACAGCGACTCTTCCCTCCGCATGAAGTCGCTTCTCTATTCCTTCGAGTTCCATCAACGCATCATATTCACTGATTGTAAACTCAGGCCCTACATTGGCAGCTCCCATTCCACACGACGGATAATCTTCGGGATTCAAAACCCCGTCGGTATAGTGCCCCTTGATGTAGCTCCCGAACTTCGCCACCTTAGCGGTCAATTTACGCGCTACCTCCTTATCGAAAGTAACCGTATGCAAATCGGTTCCCACTTTACCGACAATGAAGCAAGGCCATACATCGGCCAAACCGCAAGCCTTCAATCCGGCTTTCAACTCGACGATAAACGTATCGAACACACTCTCATCGGCCAAACCGCCATGAACTTCTTCTGTCCCCACTTCATACGAAACCGGAGGAAAACCGTTAGACCGGCGGAATGTTTCGGTATGTTCAATCAACTCCACCGTACGTTTAGCCACCAGATGTATATCTATGATTTCCCCTTTGGGAACATGAATATCGACAGTCGGATCGACATGTATCAAATCGTAACCGGCAGCAACCGCAGCTTCGAACGATTTCTTAACCGCAGCCATAGCTCTATCGGTATCCCATTTCTCAATGGACTGTATATCTTTCAACCACGGTCCTCCGTGATCCACGGCCACGATATAGGGCCCCGTGTAATCGACTGCCCGAGACTCCATACGCAACACATCGGTAAAAACCGATTGAGTCATTCCGGTATATCCTCCGTCGCAATCGACTTGATTAAGTGTCGCCGCAAATTTTATAGGCGCATTATTTCGCTTAGCCGAACGGAATGCCGCTTTAATGACCGCCATCGAATTGGGGCACACGGCCAACAACGTGCGGGATATATGTTGCGTTTCTTTC is from Barnesiella intestinihominis YIT 11860 and encodes:
- a CDS encoding class II D-tagatose-bisphosphate aldolase non-catalytic subunit — its product is MKTTQPKTEYILRRIAELKETQHISRTLLAVCPNSMAVIKAAFRSAKRNNAPIKFAATLNQVDCDGGYTGMTQSVFTDVLRMESRAVDYTGPYIVAVDHGGPWLKDIQSIEKWDTDRAMAAVKKSFEAAVAAGYDLIHVDPTVDIHVPKGEIIDIHLVAKRTVELIEHTETFRRSNGFPPVSYEVGTEEVHGGLADESVFDTFIVELKAGLKACGLADVWPCFIVGKVGTDLHTVTFDKEVARKLTAKVAKFGSYIKGHYTDGVLNPEDYPSCGMGAANVGPEFTISEYDALMELEGIEKRLHAEGRVAVCSDMKNVLWKLVDESNRWRKWLLESEKGHHFNELSEERKLWLVRTSCRYIWQKPEAIVARNQLYENLNRNGYESEDIVLMRIEHDMDKYFNAFNLVNLNDYLL